CGGTGGTCCACGCGGTGGTGTAGGCGGTGGCGGGCTGCTGGTGGACACGGGGGAGCTCCCACATGACGAAGCCGAACACGTATGTGAGCAGCGTGTAGAAGGTCCGGACGGCGTCGGTTGTGGAGAAGCCGGCTGTGCGCAGGATCGCGTGGGTCTCTTCGAGTTGGTCGAACACGGGACCGACGGTCAGGCCGCGGTCGGCGAGGATCCGTGAGAGGGCGGGGTGCGCGAGTGCCTGGTTCCGCAGCGCGCGGAGGTAGCCGACGACCCGGCCTTCCCAGTCGCCGGGCGCGCCGGGGGGAACCTCCACACGGCTGAGCACCTGTTCGGCGACGGCGTTGATCAGGTCGTCCTTGCCCTCGATGTGGCGATACAACGACATCGTTCCCACGCCGAGGCGTTCGGCGAGCCGCGGCATGGTGAGCGCGTCGATGCCCTCGTCGTCCATCAGGGCCAGCGCGGCGCGCACGACCCGGTCGCGCGACAGCGTGTTGCGGCGCACCCGCCCCGTCGACTTCTCCGTCTGCCGTGTGTTCGCCACTGTGACAAGTCCAGGATCCTGCTGTTGCGTATCTCATACGCTGACGCTAGCGTATCAGGTACGCAACCGACGTCAGGACGTTCGATGGGTCGCCCGGTTCAGCACGCCTGGGCACACCCTGGGTCGATGTCGCTGCTCGTGCGCCGGCCAGCGTCCGGCGTCACGAACTCGACACGACCGATACGAGAGAGAGCGACACCATGGGTACGTTTCACCTCGAGGCCACCATCGACCGCCCCCGCGAGGATGTCTTCGCCGTCATCGCCGACCCCACGACGATGCCCCGCTGGTACGAGGCGGTCCAACGGGTCACCACGACGTCGACGGGTCCGATCACGGCCGGCGCGACCTACGTGATCACCCGGTCACTGCCCGGCGGCGAGGTGCACAACACCGTCGAGATCACCGAGTACGAGACGAACCGGTGCGTGACGTTGGAGAGTCGCGACGGCCCCACCCCGTTCCTGTACCGCTACACCCTCCAGCCCCGTCCGGGCGGGGTCACCGGGATCACCCTCGATGGCCGCATCAGCGGCACCGGCCTCCCGGCACCCTTGGGTGCCGTCGACTCCCTCGCCACGCGGCTGTTCAAGCACGGCATGCGACGCAACCTCGACGAGCTCAGACGCATCATCGAGTCGGCACCCACGCGTCAGGAATGACCGGTCAGCTGAGGATCGGGAGGCTGAGCACTCTGGTGGTGCGTCGTCCGTTGGTCAGGTCTTGCGCACCACCCGTTCTCCCTCACCCGGCCTCCAGATGGTGATCGCCAGCTGACCGTCCTCGATCGCCAGCGACGAAGCGCCTGTGAGATCGGCGACGTGGAAGGGATCGAACACCCATCCCCGGAGGTCCATCCCGGTCTCGTCGAACAGGTTGGTCGCGAACCGCTGATGCAGGTCGTCGTCCTGCAGGTTCGCGGCGTCGCCCCACAGCTTGGCGTCCCCGTCGCTCACGTAGGGGTCGACCGTGGCCGTGTGCAGGCAGAACCGTCGGTCGCGACCCAGGTCCCGGAACTTGGTGGTGTCGGGCATACCGACGAGCACCAGGTGGTCCTCGAAGATCCGGGGTTCCATCGGGCTGATCCGGGGA
The Euzebyales bacterium genome window above contains:
- a CDS encoding SRPBCC family protein codes for the protein MGTFHLEATIDRPREDVFAVIADPTTMPRWYEAVQRVTTTSTGPITAGATYVITRSLPGGEVHNTVEITEYETNRCVTLESRDGPTPFLYRYTLQPRPGGVTGITLDGRISGTGLPAPLGAVDSLATRLFKHGMRRNLDELRRIIESAPTRQE
- a CDS encoding TetR/AcrR family transcriptional regulator produces the protein MANTRQTEKSTGRVRRNTLSRDRVVRAALALMDDEGIDALTMPRLAERLGVGTMSLYRHIEGKDDLINAVAEQVLSRVEVPPGAPGDWEGRVVGYLRALRNQALAHPALSRILADRGLTVGPVFDQLEETHAILRTAGFSTTDAVRTFYTLLTYVFGFVMWELPRVHQQPATAYTTAWTTALDHLDPDAYPTLHELRDTLTTTASSDQFEHGLNHLVRSLRRRADDR
- a CDS encoding pyridoxamine 5'-phosphate oxidase family protein; protein product: MVTWNEFAADAPRIAEVFVRRHTAAGNLCLLATLRADGYPRISPMEPRIFEDHLVLVGMPDTTKFRDLGRDRRFCLHTATVDPYVSDGDAKLWGDAANLQDDDLHQRFATNLFDETGMDLRGWVFDPFHVADLTGASSLAIEDGQLAITIWRPGEGERVVRKT